From one Planktothrix agardhii NIES-204 genomic stretch:
- a CDS encoding ribonucleoside-diphosphate reductase beta chain, with product MLNIKDELSHVRLFQKLIPEAMEVFTHSVDQIYEMFNTAVEHECKWTNHIVGNNILGITEYSTEQYTKYLANIRLRSIGLEPLYPDKKYSKSPYTHLERFSDTKKEAHTKANFFEASVTSYVMSSGVSGWDEI from the coding sequence TTGTTGAATATTAAGGATGAACTTTCTCATGTTCGGTTATTCCAAAAATTAATTCCTGAAGCCATGGAAGTGTTTACCCACTCCGTTGATCAGATTTACGAAATGTTCAATACCGCCGTTGAACATGAATGTAAATGGACTAATCATATTGTCGGAAATAATATCTTAGGAATCACGGAATATAGTACGGAACAATACACCAAATATCTAGCCAATATTCGGTTACGTTCTATCGGTTTAGAGCCCCTTTATCCCGATAAAAAGTACAGTAAAAGTCCCTATACCCATTTAGAACGCTTCTCGGATACCAAAAAAGAAGCCCATACTAAAGCCAACTTCTTTGAAGCCAGCGTCACCAGTTATGTGATGTCTTCTGGGGTCAGTGGTTGGGACGAAATCTAA